tttaaaaatatttaatttacaaatatttttattaggttgaaaaacttagtcttttattttgtagatgccgctaggcacctactaccatctcgtcagttgcggtgggagatggatatgtcgaagatttttacctgggccagagaaatgcagcctatgcagtctctgatgaacctctaacaagaggtgaaatcgtcgataagagttctggctgcactctctgatctgagtaaaaattaagacagttttggtttcgcaccgcaactgaatgaataaaaatggtatacatttttattattaccatgattgtttatacagggtgtccaaaattttttttcttaattaaattaattgtttaattattaattaaaaaaaaatttttggacaccctctataaataatgatcttaatgtttatattactgcatagagaattgaataacctttcaaatgaactaacacacgacccctattctcgttaaaaaaaaaaataattgattacgtcatcacgcccagatggatgatgtcactagtacgatatatatgtcaaaaaatcataataaaaaaatcgaattatcttttgtattttacattttttctagttctgtaaataaagcagtttacggGGGGGGgaggggtcaaaatatagtgaataacccttaACATTCTTTGgaaccgaccggctctgtcccgtcatacagctgaccgactataataacttttatttatattcaatttagaatatGTGTACCTACTgatttcagccttagtaaatggatttaattacctccgcaggtaaacagatttgacaagctgtcagtaaAACCTGTTCTACGTTTAGCTTGACTGACCGCattatgtttctctacacaatcacagtgatcaactgtgaaaaaactagctttagtaaattcaaagagatttttcggcgctgcctctccgtctattattTTGGTTAATTTGTGAGCCTAGATGAACTCTCTGACTGCTGCGAAGGTAAATGTTCGAACCATTATATCTTCGGATTTTGCTATTTGATTATTGATTGACACCGTCATATACTTAGTTTTATCAGTATTAACGTGTAGACCCATTATTTTTGCTGCTATTTCCAATGCCGTGAACGGTTAGACCTGGTCCGCCTTTCTTCTTGCTATGATATCGACGTCATCCACATACGCTAGTATTTGTATACTCCTATTGCAATAATTTAATAATCACCTTTAAATGAGTTTCATAATGTGGTGAATATACCTAactgtatttaatattttatgtGGTTTTGGGCAGATCAAAAAATGCCAGTTAAACGTGCtgctattttaaaaatattattttaaaactcCAGAAAACAGTCTGTACCACTTTACCAGTACTGTACcactatttttttaatgaatccACAGACGaaaattgttttaatattttttataaataatgggTTTGTGTTTATATTAAGCACTGTAACATTAAATTACTTTTAGAAATGTACCTTAAAGATGTAAAGAGTGGGCTAACGCTTCCCAATATCGTGCCTACAATAGATCAAGAAACAGTGGCCACTGCTGTAGTTAATGGTAATAATGGCTTTGGTGCTGTTGTTGGACAGTACTGTATGAATTTAGCTATAGAAAAAGCTGAAACTACTGGAATAGCACTAGTTGTGTGTCATCGTAAGTAATATAATAATTGCTaatgaaaaataatcatttaggTTTCAATTTCACTATATTCTTTAGATTTCAGTACAtcgtttataaaaatataaaagtttattTTCCAATAAGACAAGCTACGTTGTGCGTCATTGTGTAACGATAGAACTACCACAGAAAGTTGAGGTGCTATTGTAGCTTCGCCTACATCAGTCACTCAGTTGTAAGTTCGTCTTGACTCTATAAGTACtttatttatattatgtacaaGCGTATCCTGCCTAATAGTTTTACAATGAAATGCTACTTATGACATTTGAGTTCATtcaactgaatgaaattataacattagcagaagaacaacaagattTATGTCGGGAAGTTGCACTGACCCTATTTATagtgaggcaagttcaagagaaatcgttagaatacaacaaaccggcatatttatgtttcatggaccttaagaaagcatttgacagggtaaaattaaaggacgttatccatttgttatactgaAGATACGTCTCTCTAGGAATAATAGTTAAAACGATCGGAAACATTTACAAGAACaatacaataaaagtaaaagtagaaaatGAACTAGCTAACCTAGCTgaattccttgagtcctttatatGTATCCGTATCCGttaaaaaaaggataccaaatgggagaaaaacaacttccgtgcagacgatgcaatactaatctgtcaaagtgaagatgatttacaacgtatgctgccccaatttaacataactgccagaaaatttaacattttaatttccccaaaaaatatAAAGTGCATGTTTATAatagcaaatccaataagatgtaagtTGGAGCTGGAGGGagagataatagaacaagtgatggagtttaaatatccggcatcacactatctagtgaaacaaaagtggaagatcaagtgaatagagcaaacagagccacaggttgcctgaatgacacaatatggagaaataaaaatgtcggaaaagaaatgaaaggcagaatttacaaaacagtcatcagaccaataatgccATACGccgcagaaacacgacccgacacagagaggacaaaaagattgctcgaaatagcagagatgaaaacccttcgaaaaatcgatggtaagactctatggaacagagctagaagtacaaatATACTACTCAGATGCatggtggacaacattaataactgagtaagaaacataagaatagaatggaatgaccacataagccgaatgacaacaaatagagtagtaaggacagcgagaggcggttccccaataggaacaCGATcggtgggaagaccacgaaaacgatggaacgacaacttactagaggcaaattgaaaaaaacagacagagtcatgtctatacaaaaagaataagaagaagaagaagagagagGCATTGTTGGATTGCTTGCTGTCGATGTTGAAGTTTGATATTTTTGGCTCCAGATGATGTAGGTAGGCCTTATATGTTGACCATTTGAGTGTCTTCGGCCAGAGGGGGTCTTGAAGACAGCTGCACTTTTGTGTTTATTTCACGTGGTGATTGTACTTCGTTATCCACTGTCAACCATGTTTCAGGAAGAAATCCCTCCCGAATGGCGAACAGACATCAATTATTAATTTAATCCAAGAAACTAGAATAACGGAGAAATCTCACTTATCAAAGATACCAATCATAGTCTTTATAAAGATTTTTATTAAGACTTTCTTCTTCCTTTTCTTGttgtgcctatccgtttcggatgttggccaCCATCTTGGCAATCTACACTTTGCACACTGATGCTCTGAGAATATTTGTGGTTGGTGTGTTGAACCACGTaggtagatttttcagccaggaaatccttcgccttcttGGTCTCCGTTtaccttctacttttccctgcaagattagttTCAGTAGTCCATATCTCTCGCTGCTCCTCATTATGTGACCAAGgtatttgattttggctgtttttattgggGTTAatagctctttttctttttgtattctcAACAAAACACCCTGGTACTAACgtgaagaattttataaaattgtagaTGTAAATTCTCTTGTCACGGtattagttgccatactcctccgaaaagTCTATAGGTGGGAAACTATCGATAGTAgcaatgtaatgtaatgtaaatttataggtttttattgataattttgcacctctactagttttatctcttttattGTGGATGTAGTATTATGTTTtcaatcttttgcgttattttgccagttCTTAGCTTACTTATCACTGTACAGCTCAGCTCTGACAACTGGATCATAAGTCAACTATGTCATATTTAAAGCAATTAACACTTTGACAGTTTAGTTGTGTTAAGTCACTGCCAAAGTCAAAAAAATGAGTTTTACTAAAAAAGAGTTAAAACCACTTAAAGTTATTATATACGGACCGCCGGCATCTGGCAAGACTAAATTGTCAGAACGAATATGTCGCCGTTATGGAGCTCATTATATATCAGTCAAAACAATGATAGATGAAACATTGGAAGATCTAAGAGCACGCATTGAAAAAGAGACCGACAAACTTTTAACAAAACATGTCAAAGAACAAGATACGGAAACTACGGACGACGAAGACCAAGAATTCCCAggagaagaggaagaagaagaaataaaagcAGTAATAGAAGACCTACAAGAACAATATAGATACATTACTAGTACCATGCAAAGAGGCGTTTCTCGTAAACTACCAGACGAGGTTGTAGTGCGACTGATGAAGACGTTTTTGGCTACCGAGGTATGCCAAACTCGTGGATACGTTCTTGATGGATATCCTAAAACTTTTGAACAGGCGAAAGAGTTGTTTGGTCAAGTTGCTGACAGTAAACGTAGAGAAGAGATTCCTAAAGGTATTGCAAGCGAAGGAGCTATTCCTGGAGAAGGTGCACAGCTAGGACTTTCTTTAGGAAACGCAAATGAACAAATAATGCCAAATTACATAGTAAGTCTAGAAGCCTCAGATGAGTTTCTATGTGAAAGGGTTATGAGACTTCCTCAAAGACTAATTAGGGGTACACATTATGATGAAGTAAGTATGTTAAAGAGGTTGGCAGAGTTTCGAGAGTTTGACTCACGGGAAAATACTGTACTTACGTTTTTTGATGAAGCTAATATTCATCCAATACTTGTAAAAGTTTTTGACGAAGATACTGACGAACCGCTAAGTTTGGAtagtatttttgattttgtttataaaatatttgGGGAACCAATACCAGGCTTTGGTTTAACGGTGGAAGAAGAAGCCGAACTTAGAAAGCTAGAGCTCGAACAACTAAAGCTATTGGAAGAAGGTGAGCGTTTAGAACGCCAGGTTATGGAGAAGAAAGCTAAAAAAGAATACGAAGATAAAATGGAGAGATGGACTGAAACATTAGAGAAAttacaaatagaagaagaaaagCTGTTAGCGGCTCAGAGTGAGCCTCTAAGATTTTATTTAATGAAGTATATATTTCCAACTTTATCTAAAGGGCTGATCGAAGTTGCAAAAGTGAAGCCTGATGATCCAGTTGATTTTTTGGCTGAGTATTTGTTCAAAGAAAATCCAGAAGGTAAAATGTTCGATCCGTCATACACTCGTGAAGGAGAGAGAATTTTACAGCAGTATCAAGAAGAAGTTAAAGAAACAATAGATGAAGCTCATAAGTAAATGGTACAATAATTATTTGCTATCTTGAATTGGAAAATGATATTGtaaatttgtttttcttttattaataaaaaatgttatatGTGAAGgtataattatttgaaaaattaaagcCATCGTTACAATTACCATCGATACGAAGGTCAAAGTTTACGTACATTGAAGAGtaagaaaaatgttttatttggaAAGGTCATCATCATAATCGTCAGTAATACCCGTGGTGGgtctcggtgaattcgtaactattttaatcccccatcctaattacaggccaactcgtaactctggcgcgcaggtaattcttcgataacccactaactatcggtgaattagtaactttcatttttaagtaatgttgataatttaataccggtattccaggtatgtacttGTAAAAATTACTCTCTTTGAAGTTGGTGTAAGAGGTATTCagcatttatgtattgtctcttggaagagttactagagaaaatccaaataaatgttgtgaaaatgactgaaattcttgtaacagataacagatttcgtaatgagtgcacgtgggtgtaagttattggtggtaaataattttaaatttcaattaaaggaagtgctaaaaagtggaaaacatttatggtactgttctgcatctggttgcaaggcaacctgttataccgacggaatcatacggcccctattctcatttaaaaaaaatcatggattgcgtcatcacgcccagatggatgacgttactggTATGATATGTATactaaaaaattagaatttaaaaataaaaatcgacctatttcgggatttatctccagaaacgcccattctcgagaaaatgaatttattccaactcgaacgtcctcactgtatttgtttaaaagccaaaaaattgtttataactttaaaaacagtgctgaggccgcttagataataagattttaattatgtaaagtgtattagataggtagggagcctctttatatgtgaaaaaattagcaaacttctaaatggtctactttctgttcagaaagtttttaaaaaattttaacttttttaaaaaaatttagattgcaaaattattatgcaaaatctatcaggtcgattttaatgaaatttggtggaagATTTAAATATGTTATAAGCATTTTAtgtgcgaattacgaaggttctaagtgcatctaaagttgttgaaaaacactgaataaaaagaggcttattttgcccccttattttgtatttcttactattttgcagaaagggtaataatttaagacatttttaactagtcgtatatcataaaaattTCAATTATCTTTATTGTAATTCCCTACGAccttgctccaaaatgaatcgttttaaagttataagcaaagaatgtagaaaaaaattaatgtttttcgaaattttttaatattttaattttttttattaatgttccgggcatatttgagaacgagcataagtcaattattattattattgaagttgtcacctaactttatctgcaaaaatccgaatgccacctcacacatccacaaatagacgtttttttacagatccgccctggtctatacatataatattgtttcaatcaaaagagatttcaatttttgttatttttttataggtacatataatacacacgtttttaagcaaaccaaggaccattcgcttacataataatatacccgtgttgagctgccccccccccccacttgcaaaaattaaaaaacaaatagccctgatttatgagctatttatgagctctcatattccgcaaactaaaaattttgagctcgttccactgagcaggaatttaataccctagtggggggggggctgagtcagcccccccccactacttaaaaataggaatattgaatcggtttttgcggcagaattacgagctatttatgagctcttgaaattatatagtttcgatttttgagctcatccccttcacccccaaacaaccctttaattgatttaacttaagagaaagatgctgagaaaacttaaaatatatcgtattgcggatataattcatatagcttatatactctaagaataaactattaaatcaagagcatttcgattattgagctacaaccccttcgcaagaaaaccaccctatcttcccggcttaagagaaagttgtacttaaaatgcattaaactaattatttggcgactacatatcatttaataatttataagcttccaaattacgcgcatttagatcagtaaattgcaatttattttgtatagtgcagtcactgaaggtaaaaatcaacgattaccttcaatttcggtgaaccttcatcgattttcacgaaaattggtcagtagttagaggatacgtcaagaaacaaaggtgacatagtaccaccttgcgcctttaccctgagggtggataccgccccttctcgggggtgaaaattattttataaaaaataaatgcacaaatcaataaaagaacaaattaaaagcaaaatttattatataaagttaataaaataagtcaatactttttaagttattaatgatcaaagattttaattatttgtgaaaaaaatgcatgttttgaaaaggttttttgtaaatcactgaaaaactttaagtttttcaaaaaagttaatagtagtttaattcgtatagcttatattctaagaataaactcttaaatcacgcgtctttcgattacagagctacaaccccttctcaagaaaacgaccccatattcccggcttaagagagagttgttcttaaaataatttaaattaattatttggcgactacatatcgtttaataatttatgagcttgcaaaatatacgcatctcaattattgaattgccattttctttctatagtgcagtcactgaaggtaaaaatcaactagtaccttcgatttcggtaaatctccgtttattttcacgaattgacaataacaacttggggttttagcctggggtatatgtcaccccttctcgggagtgaaaattactttattaaaaataaccccacaaatcgagagagggacaaattgtaagcaaaatttgttatataatgtgattaaaataaatcaatactttttgagttattaaagatcaaatattttaatttttggaaagaaaatgcatgctttagagcgatttttcataaatgactcaaaaactgtaagtttttacaaaaaagttttcatcactaaaattgaagctaataaaaaatataataaattgcttacttgaaaaaccctttaatgttaatttaaagtaagttattggtaattaaatgtatatttttttccgcgactgttaaaatttaagggttcaagcttaaataacgggaaatagatgcattttataacacttaggtactaaatacttgtcaaagtacttagaaatacctatgaaaaataagatgcagaaaaagttgatagtatcaaaatccgctcaccaattttcgtgaaaatgaatggagatttaccgaaatcgaaggtactagttgatttttaccttcagtgactgcactatagaaagaaaatggcaattcaataattgagatgcgtatattttgcaagctcataaattattaaacgatatgtagtcgccaaataattaatttaaattattttaagaacaactctctcttaagccgggaatatggggtcgttttcttgcgaaggggttgtagctctataatcgaaagacgcgtgatttaagagtttattcttagaatataagctataccaattaaactactattaacttttttgtaaaaacttgaagtttttcagtgatttacaaaaaaccttttcaaaacatgcattttttcacaaataattaaaatctttgatctttaataacttaaaaaatattgacttattttattaactttatataataaattttgcttttaatttgttcttttattgatttgtgcatttattttttataaaataattttcacccccgagaaggggcggtatccaccctcagggtaaaggcgcaaggtggtaccatgtcacctttgtttcttgacgtatcctctaaccactgaccaattttcgtgaaaatcgatgaaggttcaccgaaattgaaggtaatcgttgatttttaccttcagtgactgcactatacaaaataaattgcaatttactgatctaaatgcgcgtaatctggaagcttataaattattaaatgatatgtagtcgccaaataattagtttaatgcattttaaatacaactttctcttaagccgggaagatagggtggttttctggcgaaggggttgtagctcaataatcgaaatgctcttgatttaatagtttattcttagagtatataagctataggaattatattcgcaatacgatatattttaagttttctcagcatctttctcttaagttaaatcaattaaagggttgtttgggggtgaaggggatgagctcaaaaatcgaaactatataatttcaagagctcataaatagctcgtaattctgccgcaaaaaccgattcaatattcctatttttaagtagtgggggggggctgactcagccccccccactagggtattaaattcctgctcagtggaacgagctcaaaatttttagtttgcggaatatgagagctcataaatagctcataaatcagggctatttgttttttaatttttgcaagtggggggggggggcagctcaacacgggttaatAATATGCTATAtccgtgttggcttaatccgttactgttcaaatttatttcttaccttttaacctaACAACTACCTGGGGTATTAgcattaaacaatggtttcgaattcacctgtataaagttgcgagttggTCAGGTAttagtagaaaagttacgaattggttggtatacattttgatttaaaaaagtttgtcattaagagttacgagttggcgcg
This genomic window from Diabrotica virgifera virgifera chromosome 1, PGI_DIABVI_V3a contains:
- the LOC114325332 gene encoding adenylate kinase 7-like gives rise to the protein MSFTKKELKPLKVIIYGPPASGKTKLSERICRRYGAHYISVKTMIDETLEDLRARIEKETDKLLTKHVKEQDTETTDDEDQEFPGEEEEEEIKAVIEDLQEQYRYITSTMQRGVSRKLPDEVVVRLMKTFLATEVCQTRGYVLDGYPKTFEQAKELFGQVADSKRREEIPKGIASEGAIPGEGAQLGLSLGNANEQIMPNYIVSLEASDEFLCERVMRLPQRLIRGTHYDEVSMLKRLAEFREFDSRENTVLTFFDEANIHPILVKVFDEDTDEPLSLDSIFDFVYKIFGEPIPGFGLTVEEEAELRKLELEQLKLLEEGERLERQVMEKKAKKEYEDKMERWTETLEKLQIEEEKLLAAQSEPLRFYLMKYIFPTLSKGLIEVAKVKPDDPVDFLAEYLFKENPEGKMFDPSYTREGERILQQYQEEVKETIDEAHK